A section of the Serratia liquefaciens ATCC 27592 genome encodes:
- the folB gene encoding bifunctional dihydroneopterin aldolase/7,8-dihydroneopterin epimerase, which yields MDIVFIEELTVITTIGVYDWEQNIRQKLVFDIEMGWDNRQAAASDDVNDCLSYADISEAIIQHVEPNRFALVERVAEEISEILLQRFKSPWVRIKVSKPGAVAHASRVGVIIERGTRPV from the coding sequence ATGGATATCGTATTTATAGAAGAACTTACCGTAATCACCACCATTGGCGTTTATGACTGGGAACAAAACATTCGCCAGAAGCTGGTGTTCGATATCGAAATGGGCTGGGACAACCGCCAGGCGGCTGCCAGCGACGACGTGAACGACTGTCTGAGCTATGCCGATATCAGTGAAGCCATCATCCAGCACGTGGAGCCAAATCGCTTTGCGTTGGTGGAGCGGGTGGCAGAGGAAATATCTGAAATATTGCTCCAGCGCTTCAAATCCCCCTGGGTCCGTATTAAGGTCAGCAAACCGGGCGCTGTTGCACATGCCAGCCGGGTTGGGGTGATTATTGAGCGTGGTACCCGTCCGGTGTGA
- a CDS encoding TIGR04211 family SH3 domain-containing protein, which yields MQKLRLICLAVLSFSITWGAHAEDKRYISDELNTYVHSGPGNQYRIVGTLNAGEEVTLLSVNDSTNYGQIRDAKGRTTWIPLNQLSQTPSLRTQVPALEQQVKTLTDKLANIDNSWNQRTAEMQQKVAGSDSTISGLQQENQDLKNQLVVAQKKVNAVNLQLDDKQRTIILQWFMYGGGVAGVGLLLGLLLPHLIPRRKSNNRWMN from the coding sequence ATGCAGAAATTACGCCTAATTTGCCTTGCCGTGCTGAGCTTCAGCATCACTTGGGGCGCCCATGCCGAAGATAAACGCTATATCTCCGATGAATTGAATACTTACGTCCATAGCGGCCCGGGTAATCAGTACCGTATCGTCGGTACCCTGAACGCCGGTGAAGAAGTCACCCTGTTGAGCGTAAATGACAGCACCAACTATGGCCAGATCCGCGATGCGAAAGGCCGCACGACCTGGATCCCGCTCAATCAGCTGAGCCAGACGCCAAGCCTGCGCACCCAAGTGCCGGCGCTGGAGCAACAGGTAAAAACCCTGACCGACAAGCTGGCCAACATCGACAACAGCTGGAACCAGCGCACGGCAGAAATGCAGCAGAAAGTGGCCGGCAGCGACAGCACCATCAGCGGTCTGCAGCAGGAAAACCAGGATCTGAAAAATCAGCTGGTGGTCGCACAGAAAAAGGTTAACGCGGTTAATCTGCAGCTCGACGACAAACAGCGCACCATCATCCTGCAGTGGTTCATGTACGGCGGTGGCGTAGCCGGCGTAGGCCTGCTGCTTGGCTTGTTGTTGCCACACCTGATCCCGCGGCGCAAAAGCAACAACCGCTGGATGAACTGA
- a CDS encoding multifunctional CCA addition/repair protein: MKTYLVGGAVRDSLLEIPVFDRDWVVVGAAPSELIALGYQQVGKDFPVFLNPKTHEEYALARTERKSGQGYTGFTCYAAPDVTLEQDLQRRDLTINAIARSADGELIDPFNGVADLQTRVLRHVSEAFGEDPLRVLRVARFAARFAHLGFTVAPETAELMRQMANSGELAALTPERVWKETEKALQSQSPQVYFQVLRDCEALSVLFPEIDALFGVPAPAKWHPEIDTGIHTLMTLAIAAQLSPEVDVRFSALCHDLGKGQTPKELWPHHHGHGPAGVVLVDALCQRLRVPNPVRDLAKLVAEYHDLIHTVNKLRPETLLKLFDAVDVWRKPQRLEQMILTSEADARGRTGFENNPYPQGDYLRQAFQVANAVSVKEVVASGLQGLAIRDELKRRRQQALADWKQTQDILKDQA, translated from the coding sequence GTGAAGACTTACCTGGTCGGCGGCGCCGTCCGCGACAGCCTGCTTGAGATACCGGTATTCGACCGCGACTGGGTGGTGGTGGGCGCCGCGCCGTCAGAGCTGATCGCGCTGGGATATCAACAGGTCGGTAAAGACTTCCCGGTGTTTCTTAATCCCAAGACCCATGAAGAATATGCGCTGGCGCGCACCGAGCGGAAATCCGGCCAGGGCTATACCGGTTTTACCTGTTACGCCGCGCCGGACGTGACGTTGGAACAAGATCTGCAGCGCCGGGATCTGACCATCAACGCCATCGCCCGCAGCGCCGACGGGGAGTTAATCGATCCTTTCAACGGCGTGGCCGACCTGCAAACGCGGGTGTTACGCCATGTATCTGAAGCTTTTGGTGAAGATCCGTTGCGCGTGCTGCGCGTGGCGCGCTTTGCCGCCCGCTTCGCTCATCTGGGTTTTACCGTCGCCCCGGAAACCGCGGAGTTGATGCGTCAGATGGCGAACAGCGGCGAACTGGCGGCGCTGACCCCGGAACGGGTCTGGAAAGAAACCGAGAAGGCGCTGCAGAGCCAAAGCCCGCAGGTCTATTTCCAGGTGCTGCGCGACTGCGAGGCGCTCAGCGTACTGTTCCCGGAGATCGATGCTTTATTCGGCGTACCGGCCCCCGCCAAATGGCACCCGGAGATCGATACCGGCATTCACACGCTGATGACGCTGGCTATCGCCGCCCAACTCAGCCCCGAGGTCGACGTGCGCTTTTCGGCGCTGTGCCATGATTTGGGTAAAGGGCAGACGCCAAAAGAGCTGTGGCCTCACCACCACGGCCACGGGCCTGCCGGTGTTGTGCTGGTAGACGCCTTGTGTCAGCGGTTGCGCGTCCCCAACCCGGTACGCGACCTGGCCAAACTGGTGGCCGAATATCACGATTTGATCCACACCGTTAACAAGCTGCGCCCGGAGACCCTGTTGAAACTGTTTGATGCGGTCGATGTCTGGCGCAAGCCTCAGCGGTTGGAGCAGATGATCCTCACCAGCGAAGCCGATGCTCGCGGCCGTACCGGATTTGAAAACAATCCCTACCCGCAGGGTGACTATCTGCGCCAGGCGTTTCAGGTGGCGAATGCCGTCTCGGTAAAAGAAGTGGTGGCCAGCGGCCTGCAAGGGCTGGCGATCCGCGATGAGCTCAAACGCCGTCGTCAACAGGCGTTGGCCGACTGGAAACAAACCCAGGATATTCTGAAAGACCAGGCATAA
- the bacA gene encoding undecaprenyl-diphosphate phosphatase, with protein MADMHSLFIAFVLGVVEGLTEFLPVSSTGHMIIVGEWLGFTGDKAKTFEVIIQLGSILAVVVMFWRRLFGLIGIHFGGKPVEHEGKTAGRLKLGHILLAMIPAVVLGLLFHDFIKSLFAPKNVMYALVVGGFLLLAAEWLKPKKPSAEGLDDITYRQAFMIGCFQCLALWPGFSRSGSTIAGGMLVGVNRYAASEFSFILAVPMMIGASGLDLYKSLHFLTMGDLPMFAVGFATAFVVALIAIKTFLSLIKRISFVPFAIYRFIVAAVVYMVFM; from the coding sequence ATGGCGGACATGCATTCACTGTTTATTGCGTTTGTTCTTGGGGTGGTTGAAGGGTTAACTGAATTTTTGCCGGTATCTTCTACCGGGCACATGATCATCGTTGGCGAGTGGCTGGGTTTTACCGGCGATAAGGCCAAAACCTTTGAAGTGATCATTCAGTTGGGGTCGATTCTGGCGGTGGTGGTGATGTTCTGGCGCCGTCTGTTCGGGCTGATCGGCATTCATTTCGGCGGTAAGCCGGTTGAGCACGAAGGCAAAACGGCGGGCCGGTTGAAACTGGGCCATATCCTGCTGGCGATGATCCCCGCGGTGGTGCTGGGGCTGTTGTTCCATGATTTCATCAAATCGCTGTTCGCGCCGAAAAACGTGATGTATGCGTTGGTGGTCGGCGGTTTCCTGTTGCTGGCGGCGGAATGGCTGAAGCCGAAAAAACCGAGCGCTGAAGGGCTGGATGACATCACCTACCGCCAGGCGTTTATGATTGGTTGCTTCCAGTGTCTGGCGCTGTGGCCGGGCTTTTCCCGTTCAGGTTCGACCATTGCCGGCGGTATGCTGGTGGGCGTGAACCGTTATGCGGCCTCCGAGTTCTCCTTCATTCTGGCGGTGCCGATGATGATCGGTGCCAGCGGGCTGGACTTGTACAAGAGCCTGCACTTCCTGACGATGGGCGATTTACCGATGTTCGCCGTCGGTTTTGCTACCGCTTTCGTCGTAGCGCTGATCGCAATAAAAACCTTCCTGTCGCTGATCAAACGCATTTCGTTTGTGCCGTTCGCCATCTACCGTTTTATCGTTGCCGCCGTGGTTTACATGGTCTTCATGTAA
- the glnE gene encoding bifunctional [glutamate--ammonia ligase]-adenylyl-L-tyrosine phosphorylase/[glutamate--ammonia-ligase] adenylyltransferase: protein MLPLSSRLQVQAQSIVQRFQETQGADCVLSSQEQRVLASSDFVCDMLLSQPQWLETLRKQPPVADEWQHYAAWLQDTLEDVRDEAQLMRALRLFRRETLVRIAWAQAQNLCSTQETLLQLSGLAETLIVSARDWLYQTCCREWGTPCNAQGVPQPLLILGMGKLGGGELNFSSDIDLIFAYPENGQTQGGRRELDNAQFFTRLGQRLIKALDQQTIDGFVYRVDMRLRPFGDSGPLVMSFAALEDYYQEQGRDWERYAMVKARLMGGSEDAYSEELRKTLRPFVFRRYIDFSVIQSLRNMKGMIAREVRRRGLKDNIKLGAGGIREIEFITQVFQLIRGGREPALQGRSLLPTLQAVGELGLLEPQQVQAMSASYLFLRRLENLLQAIADQQTQTLPQDELDQARLAWGMGFDDWSTLLAALDEHMQAVRAVFNDLIGDDSPDVGEDPDYQHYHSLWQDALEEHELAPLTPHLDEEARRQMLRTIAEFRHDVDKRTIGPRGRDVLDQLMPRLLAEVCPRQDAPTALLRLTQLLLSIVTRTTYLELLVEYHAALSHLIRLCAASPMVANQLSRYPLLLDELLDPATLYQPVAPDAYRSELRQYLLRVPEDDEEQKLEALRQFKQAQQLRIAAGDISGALPVMKVSDHLTYLAEAIIDTVVQQAWNDMVARYGQPTHLQEREGRGFAVIGYGKLGGWELGYSSDLDLVFILDCPPDVMTDGDRCIDGRQFYLRLAQRVMHLFSTRTSSGILYEVDARLRPSGAAGMLVSTVEAFADYQQNEAWTWEHQALVRARIVHGDPALHQQFDAIRREILCKPRDGETLRLEVREMREKMRNHLGNKQRELFDIKADEGGITDIEFIAQYLVLSYASTEPRLTRWSDNVRIFELMANYGIMPEEEAQALTQAYVTMRDEIHHLALQEHSGKVAKGQFAAEREQVRTSWAKWLG from the coding sequence ATGTTGCCACTCTCGAGCAGGTTACAGGTTCAGGCACAGAGCATCGTGCAGCGTTTTCAGGAAACTCAGGGCGCGGACTGCGTGCTCAGCAGCCAGGAACAGCGGGTTTTGGCGTCGAGCGATTTTGTCTGCGACATGTTGCTCAGTCAGCCGCAATGGCTGGAGACGTTGCGCAAACAGCCACCGGTCGCGGACGAGTGGCAACATTACGCCGCCTGGTTGCAAGACACGCTGGAAGATGTGCGCGACGAAGCGCAACTGATGCGCGCGTTACGTCTGTTCCGCCGCGAGACGCTGGTGAGGATCGCCTGGGCGCAGGCGCAGAATCTGTGCAGCACGCAAGAGACGCTGTTGCAGCTGAGCGGGCTGGCGGAAACGCTGATCGTCAGCGCTCGCGACTGGCTGTATCAAACCTGCTGCCGTGAGTGGGGCACCCCGTGCAACGCCCAGGGCGTACCCCAGCCGTTGCTGATCCTAGGCATGGGGAAACTGGGCGGCGGCGAGCTGAACTTCTCGTCCGATATAGACCTGATTTTTGCCTACCCGGAAAACGGTCAGACCCAGGGAGGACGGCGCGAGTTGGATAACGCGCAGTTCTTTACCCGTCTGGGGCAGCGGCTGATCAAGGCGCTGGATCAGCAAACCATCGACGGCTTTGTTTATCGTGTGGATATGCGGCTGCGGCCCTTCGGCGACAGTGGTCCGCTGGTCATGAGCTTCGCCGCCCTGGAGGACTACTACCAGGAGCAGGGGCGCGACTGGGAACGTTACGCGATGGTGAAAGCGCGGCTGATGGGCGGTTCGGAAGACGCCTACAGTGAAGAGTTGCGCAAAACCCTGCGGCCGTTCGTTTTTCGTCGCTATATCGATTTCAGCGTGATCCAGTCGCTGCGCAATATGAAAGGCATGATCGCCCGCGAAGTGCGGCGGCGTGGGCTGAAAGACAACATCAAGCTGGGTGCCGGCGGCATCCGCGAAATTGAATTTATCACTCAGGTATTCCAATTGATCCGCGGCGGGCGAGAGCCGGCACTGCAGGGGCGATCGCTGCTGCCCACGCTGCAGGCGGTGGGGGAACTGGGGTTGCTGGAGCCGCAACAGGTACAGGCGATGAGCGCCAGCTACTTGTTCCTGCGCCGGCTGGAAAACCTGCTGCAGGCCATTGCCGACCAACAAACGCAGACGCTGCCACAAGATGAGCTCGATCAGGCCCGTTTGGCCTGGGGCATGGGGTTCGACGACTGGTCGACGCTGCTCGCGGCGCTGGACGAGCATATGCAGGCGGTGAGAGCGGTATTTAACGACCTGATTGGCGACGATAGCCCCGATGTGGGCGAAGATCCCGATTATCAGCACTACCACAGCCTGTGGCAGGACGCACTGGAAGAACACGAGCTGGCACCGTTGACGCCACACCTGGATGAAGAAGCGCGCAGGCAGATGTTGCGTACCATCGCCGAGTTTCGTCACGATGTCGACAAACGCACTATCGGCCCGCGCGGTCGCGATGTGCTTGATCAATTGATGCCGCGTCTGCTGGCGGAAGTGTGTCCGCGTCAGGATGCGCCGACGGCGCTGCTGCGGTTGACCCAGCTGCTGTTGAGCATCGTAACGCGCACCACCTACCTTGAGCTGCTGGTGGAATACCACGCGGCGCTCAGCCATCTGATTCGCCTGTGCGCCGCTTCGCCGATGGTCGCCAACCAGCTGTCGCGCTATCCGCTGTTGCTGGACGAACTACTGGATCCGGCGACGCTGTATCAGCCGGTGGCCCCGGACGCTTACCGCAGCGAACTGCGCCAGTACCTGTTGCGGGTACCGGAAGATGACGAAGAGCAGAAACTTGAGGCATTGCGTCAATTCAAACAGGCGCAGCAGTTACGCATCGCCGCCGGGGATATTTCCGGCGCGCTGCCGGTGATGAAAGTGAGCGATCACCTCACCTACCTGGCCGAGGCCATTATCGACACGGTGGTGCAGCAAGCGTGGAACGACATGGTTGCTCGCTATGGTCAACCGACCCATTTGCAGGAGCGGGAAGGGCGCGGTTTTGCCGTGATTGGCTACGGAAAACTGGGCGGTTGGGAGCTGGGCTACAGCTCCGATCTTGATCTGGTGTTTATTCTGGATTGTCCACCGGACGTGATGACCGACGGCGATCGCTGCATCGACGGCCGTCAGTTTTATCTGCGTTTGGCGCAGCGCGTCATGCACCTGTTCAGTACCCGCACCTCCTCCGGCATTTTGTACGAGGTGGACGCTCGCCTGCGGCCTTCAGGCGCGGCCGGCATGTTGGTCAGCACGGTCGAAGCCTTTGCCGATTATCAGCAGAACGAGGCCTGGACCTGGGAGCACCAGGCACTGGTGCGTGCGCGTATCGTCCATGGCGATCCGGCGCTGCATCAGCAGTTTGACGCGATCCGCCGTGAGATCTTGTGCAAACCACGCGACGGCGAAACGCTGCGGCTGGAGGTACGCGAGATGCGCGAGAAAATGCGTAATCACCTCGGCAACAAGCAGCGTGAACTCTTTGATATCAAAGCCGACGAGGGCGGTATCACCGATATCGAATTTATTGCCCAGTATCTGGTCTTAAGCTATGCAAGCACCGAGCCCCGTCTGACGCGTTGGTCTGATAACGTACGCATTTTCGAGTTGATGGCCAATTACGGCATCATGCCGGAAGAAGAGGCGCAGGCGCTCACTCAGGCCTACGTCACCATGCGCGATGAAATTCACCACCTGGCGTTGCAGGAGCATTCCGGCAAGGTCGCCAAGGGGCAATTTGCCGCCGAGCGAGAACAGGTTCGCACCAGTTGGGCGAAGTGGCTGGGTTAG
- a CDS encoding CYTH and CHAD domain-containing protein, whose protein sequence is MTVEIELKFIATPDAVAALPQHLAAWPHQHSAPQKLTNIYFETADNFLRSQDMGLRIRGFDDSYEMTIKTAGKVVAGLHQRPEYNVAITTPELALERFPADIWPQGCDVDALQQALQPLFRTDFVREKWVVTYGKSEIEVGLDQGEVSAGELSEALCEIELELKTGNTDDLLALAKELAMHGGLRQGNLSKAARGYHLAQGNAPRERRPLAVLKPAAKSSVEQGMVASFELGLSHWQYHEELWLRGDTQARRSVMEAIALIRQALVIFGGLVPRKASADLRARLTALEPLLIDKSTQPQVLCYSAEYLQCKLALTSWLVTGAWKPFIDAKAQTKLDGSFKRFSDIMLGRSAAELKEAFTRTLNEDEYEEQLPRLTRQVSAFILLSGAYPDDETGPYIESWRELQQALAERRQGWYESSRKQALSHAPFWLNGALR, encoded by the coding sequence ATGACCGTTGAAATAGAACTGAAATTTATTGCTACCCCGGATGCGGTTGCCGCTTTGCCGCAGCACTTGGCTGCCTGGCCTCATCAGCATTCCGCGCCGCAAAAACTGACCAATATCTACTTCGAAACCGCCGATAATTTCCTGCGCAGTCAGGATATGGGGCTGCGTATCCGCGGCTTCGACGACAGTTATGAAATGACCATCAAAACCGCCGGTAAGGTGGTAGCGGGTTTGCATCAGCGCCCGGAATATAATGTGGCGATCACTACGCCGGAGCTGGCGTTGGAACGGTTCCCGGCGGATATCTGGCCGCAAGGCTGTGATGTCGACGCGCTGCAGCAGGCGTTGCAGCCCCTGTTCCGCACCGACTTCGTGCGTGAGAAGTGGGTGGTCACTTACGGTAAGAGCGAGATTGAGGTTGGGCTTGACCAGGGCGAGGTCAGCGCCGGTGAGCTGAGTGAAGCGCTGTGCGAGATTGAGCTGGAGCTTAAAACGGGTAATACCGACGATCTGCTGGCGCTGGCCAAAGAATTGGCGATGCACGGCGGCCTGCGTCAGGGCAACCTGAGCAAAGCGGCGCGCGGCTATCATCTGGCGCAGGGCAATGCTCCGCGTGAGCGCCGCCCGCTGGCGGTATTGAAGCCTGCGGCCAAATCCAGCGTAGAACAGGGTATGGTTGCCAGCTTCGAACTGGGCCTGAGCCACTGGCAGTATCACGAAGAGCTGTGGCTGCGTGGTGATACCCAGGCCCGTCGCTCGGTTATGGAGGCGATTGCGCTGATCCGTCAGGCACTGGTGATCTTCGGTGGTCTGGTACCACGCAAAGCCAGCGCCGATCTGCGCGCCCGCCTGACCGCACTGGAGCCGCTGTTGATTGATAAGAGCACTCAGCCGCAGGTGTTGTGTTACAGCGCAGAATACCTGCAGTGTAAGTTAGCGCTCACATCATGGTTGGTGACCGGCGCCTGGAAACCCTTTATCGACGCCAAGGCGCAAACCAAGCTCGACGGTTCATTCAAACGTTTCAGCGACATTATGCTGGGACGCAGCGCGGCCGAGTTGAAAGAGGCCTTCACGCGCACGTTGAACGAGGATGAATACGAGGAACAGTTGCCGCGCCTGACCCGTCAGGTGTCGGCATTTATCCTGCTGTCCGGTGCTTATCCCGATGACGAAACCGGTCCTTATATCGAAAGCTGGCGCGAACTGCAGCAGGCGCTGGCCGAACGTCGTCAAGGCTGGTACGAATCCAGCCGCAAACAGGCCTTATCGCATGCGCCATTCTGGTTAAACGGCGCGCTCCGCTAA
- the hldE gene encoding bifunctional D-glycero-beta-D-manno-heptose-7-phosphate kinase/D-glycero-beta-D-manno-heptose 1-phosphate adenylyltransferase HldE codes for MKVTLPDFRRAGVLVVGDVMLDRYWYGPTSRISPEAPVPVVKVETIEERPGGAANVAMNIASLGANSRLVGLTGIDDAARALSAKLNEVNVRCDFVSVPTHPTITKLRVLSRNQQLIRLDFEEGFSNVDSQPMLERIQQALPQIGALVLSDYAKGALSQVQSMIQLARAAKVPVLIDPKGSDFERYRGATLLTPNLSEFEAVVGHCKDEAELVERGMKLVADFELSALLVTRSEHGMTLLQLGVPPLHLPTQAQEVFDVTGAGDTVIGVLAAALAAGNTLEESCFLANAAAGVVVGKLGTSTVSPIELENAVRGRAETGFGVMTEAQLKTAVAQARQRGEKVVMTNGIFDILHAGHVSYLANARKLGDRLIVAVNSDASTKRLKGETRPVNALENRMIVLGALEAVDWVVAFEEDTPQRLIADILPDLLVKGGDYKPEDIAGSAEVWANGGDVKVLNFEDGLSTTNIIKAIKDGRG; via the coding sequence ATGAAAGTTACACTGCCTGATTTTCGCCGCGCCGGGGTATTGGTGGTGGGTGACGTCATGTTGGATCGCTATTGGTATGGGCCGACCAGCCGTATTTCACCGGAAGCGCCGGTGCCGGTGGTCAAGGTTGAAACCATTGAAGAGCGTCCCGGCGGTGCAGCAAACGTGGCGATGAATATCGCTTCGCTGGGTGCCAACTCACGCCTGGTGGGCTTGACCGGTATTGATGACGCGGCGCGTGCACTGAGCGCCAAGCTGAACGAAGTGAACGTGCGCTGTGATTTCGTTTCGGTACCGACGCATCCGACCATCACCAAGCTGCGCGTGCTGTCACGCAACCAGCAACTGATCCGTCTCGACTTCGAAGAAGGGTTCTCCAACGTCGATTCGCAACCCATGCTGGAACGCATCCAGCAGGCGCTGCCGCAAATTGGTGCGCTGGTGTTGTCTGACTACGCCAAAGGCGCGCTGAGCCAGGTACAGAGCATGATCCAACTGGCGCGGGCCGCCAAGGTGCCGGTGCTGATCGATCCAAAGGGTTCCGATTTTGAGCGCTATCGCGGCGCGACGCTGCTGACGCCAAACCTGTCTGAGTTCGAAGCGGTCGTAGGGCACTGCAAAGACGAAGCCGAGCTGGTCGAACGCGGCATGAAGCTGGTGGCGGACTTTGAGCTTTCCGCGCTGCTGGTCACCCGTTCCGAACACGGCATGACGTTGCTGCAATTGGGCGTTCCGCCACTGCACCTGCCAACCCAGGCGCAGGAAGTGTTTGACGTTACCGGCGCCGGCGATACCGTGATTGGCGTGCTGGCTGCCGCGTTGGCTGCCGGTAACACCTTGGAAGAGTCCTGTTTCCTGGCCAATGCCGCCGCCGGCGTGGTAGTGGGCAAACTGGGGACCTCTACCGTTTCCCCGATCGAGCTGGAAAATGCGGTGCGTGGCCGTGCCGAAACCGGCTTTGGCGTCATGACCGAAGCCCAGCTGAAAACCGCCGTGGCGCAAGCACGTCAGCGCGGTGAAAAAGTGGTGATGACCAACGGTATCTTCGACATTCTGCATGCCGGTCACGTTTCCTATCTGGCGAATGCCCGCAAACTGGGCGACCGCCTGATTGTGGCGGTCAACAGCGACGCTTCTACCAAGCGCCTAAAAGGCGAGACCCGTCCGGTCAACGCGCTGGAAAACCGCATGATCGTATTGGGTGCGTTGGAAGCGGTGGACTGGGTTGTGGCATTCGAAGAAGACACGCCGCAACGCCTGATCGCCGATATCCTGCCGGATCTGCTGGTGAAAGGCGGCGACTACAAACCTGAAGATATTGCCGGCAGCGCCGAGGTTTGGGCCAACGGCGGCGACGTCAAGGTACTGAACTTTGAAGACGGCCTGTCGACCACCAATATTATCAAGGCAATCAAAGACGGGCGTGGCTAA
- the plsY gene encoding glycerol-3-phosphate 1-O-acyltransferase PlsY has product MSATALGMIIFAYLCGSISSAILVCRIARLPDPREHGSGNPGATNVLRIGGRLAAAAVLVFDILKGMLPVWLAYKLNVPPLYLGLTAIAACVGHIYPVFFHFRGGKGVATAFGAIAPIGWDLTGLMTGTWLLTVLLSGYSSLGAIVSALIAPFYVWWFKPQFTFPVAMLSCLILMRHHDNIQRLWRGQEGKIWAKFRKKKPEAVEQETKKEE; this is encoded by the coding sequence ATGAGTGCTACCGCGCTTGGCATGATTATCTTCGCGTATCTGTGTGGCTCAATTTCCAGTGCGATCCTGGTTTGTCGGATCGCCAGGCTGCCCGATCCGCGTGAACATGGCTCAGGGAATCCAGGGGCTACCAACGTCCTGCGCATCGGCGGTCGCCTGGCGGCGGCGGCGGTGCTGGTTTTCGATATTCTCAAAGGAATGCTGCCGGTCTGGCTGGCATACAAGCTTAATGTCCCGCCGCTGTACCTGGGGCTGACGGCAATTGCCGCCTGCGTTGGGCACATCTATCCGGTGTTCTTCCATTTCCGTGGCGGCAAGGGCGTGGCAACAGCATTTGGTGCCATAGCGCCGATAGGCTGGGATCTGACCGGTCTGATGACCGGTACCTGGTTGCTGACCGTGTTGCTCAGCGGTTACTCTTCGCTGGGCGCGATTGTCAGTGCGCTGATTGCCCCCTTCTACGTTTGGTGGTTCAAACCGCAGTTCACCTTCCCGGTAGCCATGCTGTCATGCCTGATCCTGATGCGGCACCACGACAACATTCAGCGCCTTTGGCGTGGCCAGGAAGGAAAAATTTGGGCCAAATTCCGCAAGAAAAAGCCTGAAGCGGTTGAGCAGGAAACCAAAAAAGAAGAGTAA